A DNA window from Ahaetulla prasina isolate Xishuangbanna chromosome 7, ASM2864084v1, whole genome shotgun sequence contains the following coding sequences:
- the BEST3 gene encoding bestrophin-3 isoform X3: protein MFLFGEHNSPTSSPLYLSTLARINGFYVTLVVNRWWNQFVNLPWPDRIMFLISSTVQGRDEYGRLLRRTLMRYVNLTSLLIFRSVSTAVYKRFPTLEHLVDGGFMTAEERIIFDDLKSPHLKYWIPFVWFGNLAAKARQDGRIKDSVDLQTLMNEMNRYRSWCSLLFGYDWVGIPLVYTQVVTLAVYTFFFTCLIGRQFLDPDQRIPGHDLDLYIPIFTLLQFFFYAGWLKVAEQLINPFGEDDDDFETNWCIDRNLQVSLLAVDEMHMNLPRMKKDIYWNDSSARPPYTLAAADSCIPSFLGSTIEMGLADSQFFHGENWLRDDDKPRRQHSVLRRVKRFLSVREVSPSPSRRTYQRQSSESSIFFPSHEMHHIDNFLEMHSRGRHFPLNGRKTHNWSDKNGKMHGSMDLKVIRESSKNDALETSSQSKVDERISNVDSLTVKTESKQTKVGSDKVSHVMRGKDLGSQSESETDSEGIVLTHCGTPKSNADLLITPSETEPPRMESKQQDPSLDMPKENKSPLSQTSTVNMADNQRWRFPDVLAQHEVLSTKELATSSGKNNLSPDSTPIPSPISPNTFDICYLLEQPDTKETDILHIAEFNNDSTKDHL, encoded by the exons GGTTTTATGTTACTTTGGTGGTGAACCGCTGGTGGAACCAATTTGTAAATCTGCCATGGCCAGACAGAATTATGTTCTTGATCTCCAGCACTGTTCAGGGAAGAGATGAGTATGGCCGATTACTCAGGAGAACTCTAATGCGTTATGTGAATTTAACATCTCTCCTCATCTTTCGATCAGTGAGCACCGCTGTCTACAAAAGATTTCCAACTTTAGAACATTTGGTAGACGGAG GTTTTATGACAGCAGAGGAAAGGATAATATTTGATGATCTTAAATCTCCCCATCTTAAATATTGGATCCCTTTTGTTTGGTTTGGAAATTTGGCAGCCAAAGCAAGACAAGATGGAAGAATCAAAGATAGTGTGGACTTGCAAACACTGATGAAT gaAATGAATCGGTATCGATCATGGTGTAGCCTACTATTCGGTTATGACTGGGTTGGAATTCCTCTTGTGTACACACAG GTTGTCACCCTGGCTGTTTATACCTTCTTCTTCACGTGCCTTATAGGGCGTCAGTTTTTGGATCCTGACCAAAGAATCCCAGGTCATGATTTAGATCTTTACATTCCTATCTTCACATTGTTACAGTTTTTCTTCTATGCAGGATGGCTTAAG GTTGCTGAGCAGCTTATCAACCCATttggtgaagatgatgatgattttgaaaCAAATTGGTGCATAGATAGGAATCTCCAG GTTTCTCTATTGGCTGTTGATGAAATGCATATGAATTTACCAAGAATGAAAAAGGATATTTATTGGAATGATTCTTCAGCTCGTCCACCATATACATTAGCAGCTGCAGATTCCTGCATTCCATCTTTCCTTGGATCTACTATTGAAATGGG CCTTGCAGACAGTCAGTTCTTCCATGGAGAAAACTGGCTCCGGGATGATGATAAACCTAGAAGGCAGCATTCGGTGCTGCGAAGAGTGAAACGCTTTCTGAGTGTCCGAGAAGTCTCCCCTTCGCCCAGCAGGAGGACCTACCAGCGACAATCCAGTGAAAGCTCAATTTTTTTCCCATCACATGAAATGCATCATATTGATAATTTTCTGGAAATGCACTCTAGAGGGAGACACTTCCCTTTAAATGGCAGGAAAACTCATAACTGGTCTGATAAGAATGGAAAGATGCATGGAAGTATGGATCTTAAAGTTATTCGAGAAAGCAGCAAGAATGATGCTCTAGAGACTTCCAGTCAATCCAAAGTGGATGAGAGAATTAGCAATGTAGACTCACTAACTGTCAAAACTGAGAGCAAACAAACCAAAGTGGGTTCAGATAAGGTCTCCCATGTCATGAGAGGAAAAGATTTGGGCAGTCAAAGTGAGTCAGAGACAGATTCTGAAGGAATTGTGCTTACCCATTGTGGAACACCTAAGAGTAATGCAGATTTGTTGATAACACCTTCAGAAACAGAACCTCCTCGTATGGAATCCAAGCAACAGGATCCATCTTTGGATatgccaaaagaaaataaatcaccCTTGTCTCAAACATCAACTGTCAATATGGCAGATAATCAAAGATGGAGATTTCCAGATGTTCTTGCTCAACATGAAGTGCTCAGTACCAAAGAATTGGCAACTTCCTCTGGAAAAAACAACTTAAGTCCAGATAGCACACCTATACCTAGTCCTATTTCTC
- the BEST3 gene encoding bestrophin-3 isoform X2 — MTVTYSSKVANATFFGFHRLLLKWKGSIYKLLYREFILFACLYTAISILYRFFLSESQKRYFEKLSLYCDKYAEQIPVTFVLGFYVTLVVNRWWNQFVNLPWPDRIMFLISSTVQGRDEYGRLLRRTLMRYVNLTSLLIFRSVSTAVYKRFPTLEHLVDGGFMTAEERIIFDDLKSPHLKYWIPFVWFGNLAAKARQDGRIKDSVDLQTLMNEMNRYRSWCSLLFGYDWVGIPLVYTQVAEQLINPFGEDDDDFETNWCIDRNLQVSLLAVDEMHMNLPRMKKDIYWNDSSARPPYTLAAADSCIPSFLGSTIEMGLADSQFFHGENWLRDDDKPRRQHSVLRRVKRFLSVREVSPSPSRRTYQRQSSESSIFFPSHEMHHIDNFLEMHSRGRHFPLNGRKTHNWSDKNGKMHGSMDLKVIRESSKNDALETSSQSKVDERISNVDSLTVKTESKQTKVGSDKVSHVMRGKDLGSQSESETDSEGIVLTHCGTPKSNADLLITPSETEPPRMESKQQDPSLDMPKENKSPLSQTSTVNMADNQRWRFPDVLAQHEVLSTKELATSSGKNNLSPDSTPIPSPISPNTFDICYLLEQPDTKETDILHIAEFNNDSTKDHL; from the exons ATGACCGTCACATACTCCAGTAAAGTTGCAAATGCTACCTTCTTTGGGTTCCACAGGCTACTTCTCAAATGGAAAGGAAGCATCTACAAACTGCTTTACAGAGAATTTATTCTCTTTGCCTGTCTTTACACAGCGATAAGTATATTGTATAG ATTTTTCCTTTCAGAAAGCCAGAAACGGTACTTTGAGAAATTGTCCCTTTACTGTGACAAATATGCAGAACAAATTCCAGTCACTTTTGTTCTGG GGTTTTATGTTACTTTGGTGGTGAACCGCTGGTGGAACCAATTTGTAAATCTGCCATGGCCAGACAGAATTATGTTCTTGATCTCCAGCACTGTTCAGGGAAGAGATGAGTATGGCCGATTACTCAGGAGAACTCTAATGCGTTATGTGAATTTAACATCTCTCCTCATCTTTCGATCAGTGAGCACCGCTGTCTACAAAAGATTTCCAACTTTAGAACATTTGGTAGACGGAG GTTTTATGACAGCAGAGGAAAGGATAATATTTGATGATCTTAAATCTCCCCATCTTAAATATTGGATCCCTTTTGTTTGGTTTGGAAATTTGGCAGCCAAAGCAAGACAAGATGGAAGAATCAAAGATAGTGTGGACTTGCAAACACTGATGAAT gaAATGAATCGGTATCGATCATGGTGTAGCCTACTATTCGGTTATGACTGGGTTGGAATTCCTCTTGTGTACACACAG GTTGCTGAGCAGCTTATCAACCCATttggtgaagatgatgatgattttgaaaCAAATTGGTGCATAGATAGGAATCTCCAG GTTTCTCTATTGGCTGTTGATGAAATGCATATGAATTTACCAAGAATGAAAAAGGATATTTATTGGAATGATTCTTCAGCTCGTCCACCATATACATTAGCAGCTGCAGATTCCTGCATTCCATCTTTCCTTGGATCTACTATTGAAATGGG CCTTGCAGACAGTCAGTTCTTCCATGGAGAAAACTGGCTCCGGGATGATGATAAACCTAGAAGGCAGCATTCGGTGCTGCGAAGAGTGAAACGCTTTCTGAGTGTCCGAGAAGTCTCCCCTTCGCCCAGCAGGAGGACCTACCAGCGACAATCCAGTGAAAGCTCAATTTTTTTCCCATCACATGAAATGCATCATATTGATAATTTTCTGGAAATGCACTCTAGAGGGAGACACTTCCCTTTAAATGGCAGGAAAACTCATAACTGGTCTGATAAGAATGGAAAGATGCATGGAAGTATGGATCTTAAAGTTATTCGAGAAAGCAGCAAGAATGATGCTCTAGAGACTTCCAGTCAATCCAAAGTGGATGAGAGAATTAGCAATGTAGACTCACTAACTGTCAAAACTGAGAGCAAACAAACCAAAGTGGGTTCAGATAAGGTCTCCCATGTCATGAGAGGAAAAGATTTGGGCAGTCAAAGTGAGTCAGAGACAGATTCTGAAGGAATTGTGCTTACCCATTGTGGAACACCTAAGAGTAATGCAGATTTGTTGATAACACCTTCAGAAACAGAACCTCCTCGTATGGAATCCAAGCAACAGGATCCATCTTTGGATatgccaaaagaaaataaatcaccCTTGTCTCAAACATCAACTGTCAATATGGCAGATAATCAAAGATGGAGATTTCCAGATGTTCTTGCTCAACATGAAGTGCTCAGTACCAAAGAATTGGCAACTTCCTCTGGAAAAAACAACTTAAGTCCAGATAGCACACCTATACCTAGTCCTATTTCTC
- the BEST3 gene encoding bestrophin-3 isoform X5: protein MTVTYSSKVANATFFGFHRLLLKWKGSIYKLLYREFILFACLYTAISILYRFFLSESQKRYFEKLSLYCDKYAEQIPVTFVLGFMTAEERIIFDDLKSPHLKYWIPFVWFGNLAAKARQDGRIKDSVDLQTLMNEMNRYRSWCSLLFGYDWVGIPLVYTQVVTLAVYTFFFTCLIGRQFLDPDQRIPGHDLDLYIPIFTLLQFFFYAGWLKVAEQLINPFGEDDDDFETNWCIDRNLQVSLLAVDEMHMNLPRMKKDIYWNDSSARPPYTLAAADSCIPSFLGSTIEMGLADSQFFHGENWLRDDDKPRRQHSVLRRVKRFLSVREVSPSPSRRTYQRQSSESSIFFPSHEMHHIDNFLEMHSRGRHFPLNGRKTHNWSDKNGKMHGSMDLKVIRESSKNDALETSSQSKVDERISNVDSLTVKTESKQTKVGSDKVSHVMRGKDLGSQSESETDSEGIVLTHCGTPKSNADLLITPSETEPPRMESKQQDPSLDMPKENKSPLSQTSTVNMADNQRWRFPDVLAQHEVLSTKELATSSGKNNLSPDSTPIPSPISPNTFDICYLLEQPDTKETDILHIAEFNNDSTKDHL, encoded by the exons ATGACCGTCACATACTCCAGTAAAGTTGCAAATGCTACCTTCTTTGGGTTCCACAGGCTACTTCTCAAATGGAAAGGAAGCATCTACAAACTGCTTTACAGAGAATTTATTCTCTTTGCCTGTCTTTACACAGCGATAAGTATATTGTATAG ATTTTTCCTTTCAGAAAGCCAGAAACGGTACTTTGAGAAATTGTCCCTTTACTGTGACAAATATGCAGAACAAATTCCAGTCACTTTTGTTCTGG GTTTTATGACAGCAGAGGAAAGGATAATATTTGATGATCTTAAATCTCCCCATCTTAAATATTGGATCCCTTTTGTTTGGTTTGGAAATTTGGCAGCCAAAGCAAGACAAGATGGAAGAATCAAAGATAGTGTGGACTTGCAAACACTGATGAAT gaAATGAATCGGTATCGATCATGGTGTAGCCTACTATTCGGTTATGACTGGGTTGGAATTCCTCTTGTGTACACACAG GTTGTCACCCTGGCTGTTTATACCTTCTTCTTCACGTGCCTTATAGGGCGTCAGTTTTTGGATCCTGACCAAAGAATCCCAGGTCATGATTTAGATCTTTACATTCCTATCTTCACATTGTTACAGTTTTTCTTCTATGCAGGATGGCTTAAG GTTGCTGAGCAGCTTATCAACCCATttggtgaagatgatgatgattttgaaaCAAATTGGTGCATAGATAGGAATCTCCAG GTTTCTCTATTGGCTGTTGATGAAATGCATATGAATTTACCAAGAATGAAAAAGGATATTTATTGGAATGATTCTTCAGCTCGTCCACCATATACATTAGCAGCTGCAGATTCCTGCATTCCATCTTTCCTTGGATCTACTATTGAAATGGG CCTTGCAGACAGTCAGTTCTTCCATGGAGAAAACTGGCTCCGGGATGATGATAAACCTAGAAGGCAGCATTCGGTGCTGCGAAGAGTGAAACGCTTTCTGAGTGTCCGAGAAGTCTCCCCTTCGCCCAGCAGGAGGACCTACCAGCGACAATCCAGTGAAAGCTCAATTTTTTTCCCATCACATGAAATGCATCATATTGATAATTTTCTGGAAATGCACTCTAGAGGGAGACACTTCCCTTTAAATGGCAGGAAAACTCATAACTGGTCTGATAAGAATGGAAAGATGCATGGAAGTATGGATCTTAAAGTTATTCGAGAAAGCAGCAAGAATGATGCTCTAGAGACTTCCAGTCAATCCAAAGTGGATGAGAGAATTAGCAATGTAGACTCACTAACTGTCAAAACTGAGAGCAAACAAACCAAAGTGGGTTCAGATAAGGTCTCCCATGTCATGAGAGGAAAAGATTTGGGCAGTCAAAGTGAGTCAGAGACAGATTCTGAAGGAATTGTGCTTACCCATTGTGGAACACCTAAGAGTAATGCAGATTTGTTGATAACACCTTCAGAAACAGAACCTCCTCGTATGGAATCCAAGCAACAGGATCCATCTTTGGATatgccaaaagaaaataaatcaccCTTGTCTCAAACATCAACTGTCAATATGGCAGATAATCAAAGATGGAGATTTCCAGATGTTCTTGCTCAACATGAAGTGCTCAGTACCAAAGAATTGGCAACTTCCTCTGGAAAAAACAACTTAAGTCCAGATAGCACACCTATACCTAGTCCTATTTCTC
- the BEST3 gene encoding bestrophin-3 isoform X4, translating to MTVTYSSKVANATFFGFHRLLLKWKGSIYKLLYREFILFACLYTAISILYRFFLSESQKRYFEKLSLYCDKYAEQIPVTFVLVSTAVYKRFPTLEHLVDGGFMTAEERIIFDDLKSPHLKYWIPFVWFGNLAAKARQDGRIKDSVDLQTLMNEMNRYRSWCSLLFGYDWVGIPLVYTQVVTLAVYTFFFTCLIGRQFLDPDQRIPGHDLDLYIPIFTLLQFFFYAGWLKVAEQLINPFGEDDDDFETNWCIDRNLQVSLLAVDEMHMNLPRMKKDIYWNDSSARPPYTLAAADSCIPSFLGSTIEMGLADSQFFHGENWLRDDDKPRRQHSVLRRVKRFLSVREVSPSPSRRTYQRQSSESSIFFPSHEMHHIDNFLEMHSRGRHFPLNGRKTHNWSDKNGKMHGSMDLKVIRESSKNDALETSSQSKVDERISNVDSLTVKTESKQTKVGSDKVSHVMRGKDLGSQSESETDSEGIVLTHCGTPKSNADLLITPSETEPPRMESKQQDPSLDMPKENKSPLSQTSTVNMADNQRWRFPDVLAQHEVLSTKELATSSGKNNLSPDSTPIPSPISPNTFDICYLLEQPDTKETDILHIAEFNNDSTKDHL from the exons ATGACCGTCACATACTCCAGTAAAGTTGCAAATGCTACCTTCTTTGGGTTCCACAGGCTACTTCTCAAATGGAAAGGAAGCATCTACAAACTGCTTTACAGAGAATTTATTCTCTTTGCCTGTCTTTACACAGCGATAAGTATATTGTATAG ATTTTTCCTTTCAGAAAGCCAGAAACGGTACTTTGAGAAATTGTCCCTTTACTGTGACAAATATGCAGAACAAATTCCAGTCACTTTTGTTCTGG TGAGCACCGCTGTCTACAAAAGATTTCCAACTTTAGAACATTTGGTAGACGGAG GTTTTATGACAGCAGAGGAAAGGATAATATTTGATGATCTTAAATCTCCCCATCTTAAATATTGGATCCCTTTTGTTTGGTTTGGAAATTTGGCAGCCAAAGCAAGACAAGATGGAAGAATCAAAGATAGTGTGGACTTGCAAACACTGATGAAT gaAATGAATCGGTATCGATCATGGTGTAGCCTACTATTCGGTTATGACTGGGTTGGAATTCCTCTTGTGTACACACAG GTTGTCACCCTGGCTGTTTATACCTTCTTCTTCACGTGCCTTATAGGGCGTCAGTTTTTGGATCCTGACCAAAGAATCCCAGGTCATGATTTAGATCTTTACATTCCTATCTTCACATTGTTACAGTTTTTCTTCTATGCAGGATGGCTTAAG GTTGCTGAGCAGCTTATCAACCCATttggtgaagatgatgatgattttgaaaCAAATTGGTGCATAGATAGGAATCTCCAG GTTTCTCTATTGGCTGTTGATGAAATGCATATGAATTTACCAAGAATGAAAAAGGATATTTATTGGAATGATTCTTCAGCTCGTCCACCATATACATTAGCAGCTGCAGATTCCTGCATTCCATCTTTCCTTGGATCTACTATTGAAATGGG CCTTGCAGACAGTCAGTTCTTCCATGGAGAAAACTGGCTCCGGGATGATGATAAACCTAGAAGGCAGCATTCGGTGCTGCGAAGAGTGAAACGCTTTCTGAGTGTCCGAGAAGTCTCCCCTTCGCCCAGCAGGAGGACCTACCAGCGACAATCCAGTGAAAGCTCAATTTTTTTCCCATCACATGAAATGCATCATATTGATAATTTTCTGGAAATGCACTCTAGAGGGAGACACTTCCCTTTAAATGGCAGGAAAACTCATAACTGGTCTGATAAGAATGGAAAGATGCATGGAAGTATGGATCTTAAAGTTATTCGAGAAAGCAGCAAGAATGATGCTCTAGAGACTTCCAGTCAATCCAAAGTGGATGAGAGAATTAGCAATGTAGACTCACTAACTGTCAAAACTGAGAGCAAACAAACCAAAGTGGGTTCAGATAAGGTCTCCCATGTCATGAGAGGAAAAGATTTGGGCAGTCAAAGTGAGTCAGAGACAGATTCTGAAGGAATTGTGCTTACCCATTGTGGAACACCTAAGAGTAATGCAGATTTGTTGATAACACCTTCAGAAACAGAACCTCCTCGTATGGAATCCAAGCAACAGGATCCATCTTTGGATatgccaaaagaaaataaatcaccCTTGTCTCAAACATCAACTGTCAATATGGCAGATAATCAAAGATGGAGATTTCCAGATGTTCTTGCTCAACATGAAGTGCTCAGTACCAAAGAATTGGCAACTTCCTCTGGAAAAAACAACTTAAGTCCAGATAGCACACCTATACCTAGTCCTATTTCTC
- the BEST3 gene encoding bestrophin-3 isoform X6 yields MFLISSTVQGRDEYGRLLRRTLMRYVNLTSLLIFRSVSTAVYKRFPTLEHLVDGGFMTAEERIIFDDLKSPHLKYWIPFVWFGNLAAKARQDGRIKDSVDLQTLMNEMNRYRSWCSLLFGYDWVGIPLVYTQVVTLAVYTFFFTCLIGRQFLDPDQRIPGHDLDLYIPIFTLLQFFFYAGWLKVAEQLINPFGEDDDDFETNWCIDRNLQVSLLAVDEMHMNLPRMKKDIYWNDSSARPPYTLAAADSCIPSFLGSTIEMGLADSQFFHGENWLRDDDKPRRQHSVLRRVKRFLSVREVSPSPSRRTYQRQSSESSIFFPSHEMHHIDNFLEMHSRGRHFPLNGRKTHNWSDKNGKMHGSMDLKVIRESSKNDALETSSQSKVDERISNVDSLTVKTESKQTKVGSDKVSHVMRGKDLGSQSESETDSEGIVLTHCGTPKSNADLLITPSETEPPRMESKQQDPSLDMPKENKSPLSQTSTVNMADNQRWRFPDVLAQHEVLSTKELATSSGKNNLSPDSTPIPSPISPNTFDICYLLEQPDTKETDILHIAEFNNDSTKDHL; encoded by the exons ATGTTCTTGATCTCCAGCACTGTTCAGGGAAGAGATGAGTATGGCCGATTACTCAGGAGAACTCTAATGCGTTATGTGAATTTAACATCTCTCCTCATCTTTCGATCAGTGAGCACCGCTGTCTACAAAAGATTTCCAACTTTAGAACATTTGGTAGACGGAG GTTTTATGACAGCAGAGGAAAGGATAATATTTGATGATCTTAAATCTCCCCATCTTAAATATTGGATCCCTTTTGTTTGGTTTGGAAATTTGGCAGCCAAAGCAAGACAAGATGGAAGAATCAAAGATAGTGTGGACTTGCAAACACTGATGAAT gaAATGAATCGGTATCGATCATGGTGTAGCCTACTATTCGGTTATGACTGGGTTGGAATTCCTCTTGTGTACACACAG GTTGTCACCCTGGCTGTTTATACCTTCTTCTTCACGTGCCTTATAGGGCGTCAGTTTTTGGATCCTGACCAAAGAATCCCAGGTCATGATTTAGATCTTTACATTCCTATCTTCACATTGTTACAGTTTTTCTTCTATGCAGGATGGCTTAAG GTTGCTGAGCAGCTTATCAACCCATttggtgaagatgatgatgattttgaaaCAAATTGGTGCATAGATAGGAATCTCCAG GTTTCTCTATTGGCTGTTGATGAAATGCATATGAATTTACCAAGAATGAAAAAGGATATTTATTGGAATGATTCTTCAGCTCGTCCACCATATACATTAGCAGCTGCAGATTCCTGCATTCCATCTTTCCTTGGATCTACTATTGAAATGGG CCTTGCAGACAGTCAGTTCTTCCATGGAGAAAACTGGCTCCGGGATGATGATAAACCTAGAAGGCAGCATTCGGTGCTGCGAAGAGTGAAACGCTTTCTGAGTGTCCGAGAAGTCTCCCCTTCGCCCAGCAGGAGGACCTACCAGCGACAATCCAGTGAAAGCTCAATTTTTTTCCCATCACATGAAATGCATCATATTGATAATTTTCTGGAAATGCACTCTAGAGGGAGACACTTCCCTTTAAATGGCAGGAAAACTCATAACTGGTCTGATAAGAATGGAAAGATGCATGGAAGTATGGATCTTAAAGTTATTCGAGAAAGCAGCAAGAATGATGCTCTAGAGACTTCCAGTCAATCCAAAGTGGATGAGAGAATTAGCAATGTAGACTCACTAACTGTCAAAACTGAGAGCAAACAAACCAAAGTGGGTTCAGATAAGGTCTCCCATGTCATGAGAGGAAAAGATTTGGGCAGTCAAAGTGAGTCAGAGACAGATTCTGAAGGAATTGTGCTTACCCATTGTGGAACACCTAAGAGTAATGCAGATTTGTTGATAACACCTTCAGAAACAGAACCTCCTCGTATGGAATCCAAGCAACAGGATCCATCTTTGGATatgccaaaagaaaataaatcaccCTTGTCTCAAACATCAACTGTCAATATGGCAGATAATCAAAGATGGAGATTTCCAGATGTTCTTGCTCAACATGAAGTGCTCAGTACCAAAGAATTGGCAACTTCCTCTGGAAAAAACAACTTAAGTCCAGATAGCACACCTATACCTAGTCCTATTTCTC
- the BEST3 gene encoding bestrophin-3 isoform X8: MTAEERIIFDDLKSPHLKYWIPFVWFGNLAAKARQDGRIKDSVDLQTLMNEMNRYRSWCSLLFGYDWVGIPLVYTQVVTLAVYTFFFTCLIGRQFLDPDQRIPGHDLDLYIPIFTLLQFFFYAGWLKVAEQLINPFGEDDDDFETNWCIDRNLQVSLLAVDEMHMNLPRMKKDIYWNDSSARPPYTLAAADSCIPSFLGSTIEMGLADSQFFHGENWLRDDDKPRRQHSVLRRVKRFLSVREVSPSPSRRTYQRQSSESSIFFPSHEMHHIDNFLEMHSRGRHFPLNGRKTHNWSDKNGKMHGSMDLKVIRESSKNDALETSSQSKVDERISNVDSLTVKTESKQTKVGSDKVSHVMRGKDLGSQSESETDSEGIVLTHCGTPKSNADLLITPSETEPPRMESKQQDPSLDMPKENKSPLSQTSTVNMADNQRWRFPDVLAQHEVLSTKELATSSGKNNLSPDSTPIPSPISPNTFDICYLLEQPDTKETDILHIAEFNNDSTKDHL, translated from the exons ATGACAGCAGAGGAAAGGATAATATTTGATGATCTTAAATCTCCCCATCTTAAATATTGGATCCCTTTTGTTTGGTTTGGAAATTTGGCAGCCAAAGCAAGACAAGATGGAAGAATCAAAGATAGTGTGGACTTGCAAACACTGATGAAT gaAATGAATCGGTATCGATCATGGTGTAGCCTACTATTCGGTTATGACTGGGTTGGAATTCCTCTTGTGTACACACAG GTTGTCACCCTGGCTGTTTATACCTTCTTCTTCACGTGCCTTATAGGGCGTCAGTTTTTGGATCCTGACCAAAGAATCCCAGGTCATGATTTAGATCTTTACATTCCTATCTTCACATTGTTACAGTTTTTCTTCTATGCAGGATGGCTTAAG GTTGCTGAGCAGCTTATCAACCCATttggtgaagatgatgatgattttgaaaCAAATTGGTGCATAGATAGGAATCTCCAG GTTTCTCTATTGGCTGTTGATGAAATGCATATGAATTTACCAAGAATGAAAAAGGATATTTATTGGAATGATTCTTCAGCTCGTCCACCATATACATTAGCAGCTGCAGATTCCTGCATTCCATCTTTCCTTGGATCTACTATTGAAATGGG CCTTGCAGACAGTCAGTTCTTCCATGGAGAAAACTGGCTCCGGGATGATGATAAACCTAGAAGGCAGCATTCGGTGCTGCGAAGAGTGAAACGCTTTCTGAGTGTCCGAGAAGTCTCCCCTTCGCCCAGCAGGAGGACCTACCAGCGACAATCCAGTGAAAGCTCAATTTTTTTCCCATCACATGAAATGCATCATATTGATAATTTTCTGGAAATGCACTCTAGAGGGAGACACTTCCCTTTAAATGGCAGGAAAACTCATAACTGGTCTGATAAGAATGGAAAGATGCATGGAAGTATGGATCTTAAAGTTATTCGAGAAAGCAGCAAGAATGATGCTCTAGAGACTTCCAGTCAATCCAAAGTGGATGAGAGAATTAGCAATGTAGACTCACTAACTGTCAAAACTGAGAGCAAACAAACCAAAGTGGGTTCAGATAAGGTCTCCCATGTCATGAGAGGAAAAGATTTGGGCAGTCAAAGTGAGTCAGAGACAGATTCTGAAGGAATTGTGCTTACCCATTGTGGAACACCTAAGAGTAATGCAGATTTGTTGATAACACCTTCAGAAACAGAACCTCCTCGTATGGAATCCAAGCAACAGGATCCATCTTTGGATatgccaaaagaaaataaatcaccCTTGTCTCAAACATCAACTGTCAATATGGCAGATAATCAAAGATGGAGATTTCCAGATGTTCTTGCTCAACATGAAGTGCTCAGTACCAAAGAATTGGCAACTTCCTCTGGAAAAAACAACTTAAGTCCAGATAGCACACCTATACCTAGTCCTATTTCTC